One genomic segment of Pseudomonas chlororaphis subsp. aurantiaca includes these proteins:
- a CDS encoding DUF6555 family protein, with product MNSIKTFEIRYCFAGSQRTFTYQGARLSDSDTWYLAFLHSGCLITHDTPCGGTYRTMQTFAERSGVTLANWRELSEKN from the coding sequence ATGAACAGCATCAAGACTTTCGAAATCCGCTACTGTTTCGCAGGTTCACAAAGGACCTTCACTTACCAGGGCGCGCGATTGAGCGACAGCGATACCTGGTATCTGGCCTTTCTGCATTCCGGGTGCCTGATTACCCACGACACCCCCTGCGGCGGGACCTACCGCACGATGCAGACATTCGCCGAGCGCAGTGGCGTCACGCTGGCGAACTGGAGAGAGCTGTCTGAAAAGAACTAG
- a CDS encoding DUF1652 domain-containing protein, producing MLSMDELCQILESGFLPLSCTCTVNPDGSLAIKVFEPQSGRIDLFITGVSTEHLTSVRAAANFVGELRTEIRAGRRAFAGGF from the coding sequence ATGCTCTCGATGGATGAGCTTTGCCAGATCCTGGAGTCCGGTTTCCTGCCGCTTTCCTGCACCTGCACCGTCAACCCCGACGGCTCCCTGGCGATCAAGGTTTTCGAGCCGCAAAGCGGACGGATCGATCTGTTCATTACCGGGGTATCGACCGAGCATCTCACCAGTGTCCGCGCGGCGGCCAATTTTGTCGGTGAGTTGCGGACTGAAATCAGGGCAGGGCGTCGGGCATTTGCCGGCGGTTTCTAG
- a CDS encoding DUF6388 family protein has protein sequence MAAPEYPHEVALQKFLAARPELREALDHLNPLAAQARGETQEQYRTERLHEAFEAEAERQGLFAWELSLQLTAQSAEEFAARRLEVHREVAEMAGMPWSEYCELHGLPRD, from the coding sequence ATGGCCGCCCCCGAATACCCGCATGAAGTGGCCCTGCAGAAGTTTCTCGCGGCGCGCCCGGAGCTTCGTGAAGCACTGGATCACCTCAACCCCCTGGCTGCCCAGGCCAGGGGCGAAACCCAGGAGCAATACCGCACGGAGCGACTTCACGAAGCCTTCGAGGCCGAGGCGGAACGTCAGGGCCTGTTTGCCTGGGAACTGAGCCTGCAACTGACCGCACAGAGCGCGGAGGAATTTGCCGCGCGGCGGCTCGAAGTGCACCGGGAAGTGGCGGAGATGGCCGGCATGCCCTGGAGCGAGTATTGCGAGCTACATGGCCTGCCACGCGATTGA
- a CDS encoding YoaK family protein, which translates to MLPSSTSLRSNPELLRRQKWRGRIGLCLVASLSVLAGMTDAIGFMATGDFVSFMSGNTTRLAVAISDADLALTLHLMLLVATFIAGNALGIVVSRFGGRRALPLLLCIATLLCAAAAWPFEQRLPAVLAAIISMGMLNAAVEEVNGLPVGLTYVTGALSRFGRGLGRWMLGERRNGWRVQLVPWSGMFAGAVLGAVLEQHLGLAALFVSGLLSALLGLLSLKIPHRWQLGYMPR; encoded by the coding sequence ATGCTGCCCTCTTCCACCAGCCTTCGTAGTAACCCGGAGCTGCTGCGGCGCCAGAAATGGCGCGGCCGCATAGGCCTGTGCCTGGTCGCCAGCCTATCGGTCCTGGCCGGCATGACCGACGCCATCGGCTTCATGGCCACCGGCGATTTCGTCTCCTTCATGAGCGGCAACACCACGCGCCTGGCCGTCGCCATCAGCGATGCCGACCTGGCCCTGACCCTACATCTGATGCTGCTGGTCGCCACCTTCATCGCCGGCAACGCCCTGGGCATAGTCGTCAGCCGCTTTGGCGGACGCCGCGCCCTGCCACTGCTGCTGTGCATTGCCACGCTGCTGTGCGCGGCAGCCGCCTGGCCGTTTGAACAACGGCTACCGGCCGTGCTGGCCGCGATCATCTCCATGGGCATGCTCAACGCCGCCGTCGAGGAAGTGAACGGGCTTCCCGTGGGCCTGACCTATGTCACCGGCGCCCTGTCGCGCTTTGGCCGCGGCCTGGGCCGCTGGATGCTCGGCGAGCGGCGCAATGGCTGGCGCGTGCAGCTGGTGCCCTGGAGCGGCATGTTCGCCGGGGCCGTGCTGGGCGCCGTTCTGGAGCAGCATCTCGGCCTCGCGGCCCTGTTCGTCAGTGGCCTGCTGTCGGCGCTGCTGGGGCTGCTGTCGCTGAAGATCCCCCATCGCTGGCAACTGGGCTATATGCCGCGCTAA
- the tusD gene encoding sulfurtransferase complex subunit TusD, translated as MKFAIALFSAAHAPSSRRALAFAQAALDGGHEIVRLFFYQDGVHSASDNIVTPQDELDLPAQWRTFVSEHQLDGVVCIAAALRRGVLNQEEAARYRRPAVNLSAPWELSGLGQLHDAVQAADRLICFGGP; from the coding sequence ATGAAGTTCGCCATTGCCCTTTTTTCCGCCGCTCACGCGCCCTCCTCGCGCCGCGCCCTGGCATTCGCCCAGGCAGCGCTGGACGGTGGCCACGAGATCGTGCGGCTGTTTTTCTATCAGGATGGCGTGCACAGCGCATCGGACAACATTGTCACCCCGCAGGACGAGCTGGACCTGCCCGCGCAATGGCGGACCTTCGTCAGCGAGCACCAGCTCGATGGCGTGGTGTGCATTGCCGCGGCCCTGCGCCGCGGGGTGCTGAACCAGGAGGAGGCCGCGCGCTACCGGCGCCCGGCCGTCAACCTGAGCGCGCCCTGGGAGCTTTCCGGGCTCGGCCAGTTGCACGACGCCGTACAGGCGGCCGATCGCCTGATCTGTTTCGGAGGGCCATGA
- the tusC gene encoding sulfurtransferase complex subunit TusC, protein MAQSLLIISRQAPWSGPGAREALDIVLAGGAFDLPIGLLFLDDGVFQLAPGQKAAAVQQKDLSANLQALSLFGVEQLFACGASVAERGLDPAALNLDEVQVLAPAELGALIDRFDQVITL, encoded by the coding sequence ATGGCGCAATCCCTGTTGATTATCAGCCGCCAGGCGCCCTGGTCCGGCCCCGGCGCACGCGAGGCACTGGATATCGTGCTGGCCGGCGGCGCCTTCGACTTGCCGATCGGCCTGCTGTTTCTCGACGACGGCGTGTTTCAGCTGGCCCCCGGGCAAAAAGCCGCCGCCGTGCAGCAAAAGGACCTCAGCGCCAATCTGCAGGCCCTGTCGTTGTTCGGTGTGGAGCAGTTGTTCGCCTGTGGCGCCAGCGTGGCGGAACGTGGCCTCGACCCGGCCGCGCTGAACCTGGACGAGGTGCAGGTCCTGGCCCCGGCCGAACTCGGCGCGCTTATTGACCGTTTTGACCAGGTGATCACCCTCTGA
- the tusB gene encoding sulfurtransferase complex subunit TusB codes for MSTLHVLSHSPFTDSRLTSCLRLLGPQDALLLCGDAVYALQPGSAPLAALQARGEALALYVLAEDHQARGLEVPAWATSVDYPAFVALSIHYDKVNSWL; via the coding sequence ATGTCGACCTTGCACGTGCTGTCCCACTCGCCCTTCACCGATTCCCGGCTGACCAGTTGCCTGCGCCTGCTCGGCCCGCAGGATGCCCTTCTCCTGTGTGGCGACGCGGTGTACGCCCTGCAGCCTGGCAGCGCGCCGCTGGCGGCCCTGCAGGCACGCGGGGAGGCGCTGGCGCTCTACGTCCTGGCCGAAGACCACCAAGCCCGAGGCCTGGAAGTTCCGGCCTGGGCCACCAGTGTCGATTACCCGGCGTTCGTCGCGCTGTCGATCCACTACGACAAGGTCAACAGCTGGTTATGA
- a CDS encoding TusE/DsrC/DsvC family sulfur relay protein, giving the protein MNALTVGERAIALDKDGYLVELGDWSSEVADALAAAEQIELTPEHWEILELLRGFYQEFQLSPATRPLIKYTALKLGPDKGNSLHLNRLFKGTPAKLAAKLAGLPKPTNCL; this is encoded by the coding sequence ATGAATGCACTGACTGTCGGCGAACGCGCCATCGCCCTGGACAAGGATGGCTACCTGGTGGAACTGGGCGACTGGTCCAGCGAGGTGGCCGATGCCCTGGCCGCGGCGGAACAGATCGAACTGACGCCCGAGCACTGGGAAATCCTCGAGCTGCTGCGCGGCTTCTATCAAGAGTTCCAGCTGTCGCCCGCGACCCGCCCGCTGATCAAATACACCGCTTTGAAGCTGGGCCCGGACAAGGGCAACAGCCTGCACCTGAACCGACTGTTCAAAGGCACTCCCGCCAAACTTGCCGCCAAGCTGGCGGGCCTGCCCAAGCCGACCAATTGCCTATGA
- a CDS encoding glycosyl transferase family protein — protein MTDFAPLTTETPAEHPFAQFVRILGKGKRGARSLTREEAREAMGMLLDDKVEDTQLGAFLMLLRHKEESPEELAGFTEALRERLQAPPIKVDLDWPSYAGKKRHLPWFLLAAKCLAQNGVRILLHGGGAHTAGRLYTEQLLEQLHIPLCRDWQAVGKALDLGNLAFIPLGDWAPQLQRMIDLRNTLGLRSPIHSLARILNPLGARCGLQSIFHPGYQAVHRDASGLLGDNVIVIKGDGGEIEINPDSASHLYGSTGGVSWDEEWPALSEQRHVKPAALDPEHLKAVWRGEVQDSYPQLALIATMALALRGLGMPREQAFEQAQQYWDARNRSI, from the coding sequence ATGACCGATTTCGCCCCGCTGACCACCGAAACGCCCGCCGAGCACCCTTTCGCGCAGTTCGTGCGCATTCTCGGCAAAGGCAAACGCGGCGCCCGCAGCCTCACCCGTGAAGAAGCCCGCGAAGCCATGGGCATGCTGCTCGACGACAAGGTCGAGGACACCCAGCTCGGCGCCTTCCTGATGCTGTTGCGGCACAAGGAAGAAAGCCCCGAGGAACTGGCCGGCTTTACCGAAGCCCTGCGCGAGCGACTGCAGGCGCCACCGATCAAGGTCGACCTGGACTGGCCCAGCTACGCCGGCAAAAAGCGCCACCTGCCCTGGTTCCTGCTGGCCGCCAAGTGCCTGGCGCAAAACGGTGTGCGCATCCTGCTGCACGGCGGTGGCGCCCACACCGCTGGCCGGCTGTACACCGAGCAATTGCTGGAACAACTGCACATCCCGCTGTGCCGCGACTGGCAGGCGGTAGGCAAGGCGCTGGACCTGGGCAACCTGGCCTTTATCCCCCTGGGCGACTGGGCGCCCCAGCTGCAGCGCATGATCGACCTGCGCAACACCCTGGGCCTGCGCTCGCCGATCCACTCCCTGGCGCGCATCCTCAACCCGTTGGGCGCGCGCTGCGGCCTGCAAAGCATCTTCCACCCCGGCTATCAGGCTGTGCACCGTGATGCCAGCGGCCTGCTGGGGGACAACGTCATTGTGATCAAGGGCGACGGCGGCGAAATCGAGATCAACCCGGACAGCGCCAGCCATCTGTACGGCAGCACCGGCGGCGTCAGCTGGGATGAGGAATGGCCGGCGCTGTCCGAACAGCGTCATGTCAAACCGGCCGCCCTCGACCCCGAGCACCTGAAAGCCGTCTGGCGCGGCGAAGTGCAGGACAGCTACCCGCAACTGGCGCTGATCGCCACCATGGCCCTGGCCCTGCGCGGGCTCGGCATGCCCCGGGAACAGGCGTTCGAGCAGGCTCAACAATACTGGGACGCTCGCAACAGATCGATTTAA
- a CDS encoding glutathione S-transferase family protein, translating into MGLLIEGRWHDQWYESSKDGAFQREQAQRRNWVTADGKPGPSGEGGFRAEAGRYHLYVSLACPWAHRTLILRKLKGLESLVDVSVVSWLMLEQGWTFDRAQGSSGDKLDHLDFLHQRYTADTRDYTGRVTVPVLWDTQQKRIVSNESAEIIRMFNSAFDDLSGNGLDFYPEPLRREIDELNARIYPTVNNGVYRAGFATSQQAYEAAFDDLFAELDWLEQCLGGQRYLAGEYLTEADIRLFTTLIRFDAVYYGHFKCNLRRIADYPNLSNWLRELYQWPGIAETVDFTHIKGHYYASHRTINPTGIVPKGPAQDFDATHDRERLGGRGVWRKN; encoded by the coding sequence ATGGGCCTGCTGATTGAAGGACGCTGGCACGACCAGTGGTACGAAAGCAGCAAAGACGGCGCCTTCCAGCGCGAACAGGCGCAACGCCGCAACTGGGTGACCGCCGACGGCAAACCCGGCCCTAGCGGCGAAGGCGGCTTTCGCGCGGAAGCCGGCCGTTATCATCTGTATGTCTCCCTGGCCTGCCCCTGGGCGCACCGCACCCTGATCCTGCGCAAGCTCAAGGGCCTGGAAAGCCTGGTCGACGTGTCTGTGGTCAGCTGGCTGATGCTGGAACAGGGCTGGACTTTCGACCGGGCCCAGGGCTCCAGCGGTGACAAGCTGGATCACCTGGATTTCCTCCACCAGCGCTACACCGCCGATACCCGCGACTACACCGGCCGCGTCACCGTGCCCGTGCTCTGGGACACCCAGCAGAAACGTATCGTCAGCAACGAATCGGCGGAAATCATCCGCATGTTCAACAGCGCCTTCGATGACCTGAGCGGCAACGGCCTGGACTTCTACCCGGAACCGCTACGCCGCGAAATCGACGAGCTGAACGCGCGCATCTATCCCACGGTGAACAACGGCGTATATCGCGCCGGCTTCGCCACTTCGCAGCAAGCCTACGAAGCGGCCTTCGACGATCTGTTCGCCGAACTCGACTGGCTGGAACAGTGCCTGGGCGGCCAACGCTACCTGGCCGGCGAATACCTGACGGAAGCGGACATCCGCCTGTTCACCACGCTGATTCGCTTCGACGCGGTGTATTACGGTCACTTCAAGTGCAACCTGCGGCGGATCGCCGACTATCCGAACCTGTCGAACTGGCTGCGAGAGCTGTATCAGTGGCCGGGGATCGCCGAAACCGTGGATTTCACCCATATCAAGGGGCACTACTACGCCAGCCACCGCACCATCAACCCGACCGGCATCGTGCCGAAAGGGCCGGCGCAGGACTTCGATGCGACGCATGATCGCGAGCGTTTGGGCGGGCGGGGGGTTTGGCGGAAGAATTGA
- the cysG gene encoding siroheme synthase CysG, with product MEFLPLFHNLRGSRVLVVGGGEIALRKSRLLADAGALLRVVAPEVEPQLRELVTASGGECRLRGYVEADLDGCVLIIAATDDEPLNAQVSADAHRRCVPVNVADAPALCSVIFPAIVDRSPLVIAVSSGGDAPVLARLIRAKLETWIPSTYGQLAGLAARFRNQVKGLFPDVQQRRAFWEDVFQGPIADRQLAGQGEEAERLLQAKIAGEAPHAPGEVYLVGAGPGDPDLLTFRALRLMQQADVVLYDRLVAPAILELCRRDAERVYVGKRRADHALPQEQINQQLVDLAKQGKRVLRLKGGDPFIFGRGGEEIEELAAQGIPFQVVPGITAASGCAAYAGIPLTHRDYAQSVRFVTGHLKDGTTDLPWADLVAPAQTLVFYMGLVGLPVICEQLIQHGRSADTPAALIQQGTTSNQRVFTGTLADLPKLVAEHEVHAPTLVIVGEVVQLREKLAWFEGAQSQV from the coding sequence ATGGAATTTCTGCCGCTGTTTCATAACCTGCGCGGCAGTCGTGTGTTGGTGGTCGGCGGCGGGGAGATTGCCTTGCGCAAATCCCGCCTGCTGGCCGACGCCGGTGCGCTGCTGCGGGTAGTTGCGCCTGAAGTGGAACCCCAATTGCGTGAGCTGGTCACGGCCAGCGGCGGCGAATGCCGGTTGCGCGGTTATGTCGAGGCGGACCTGGACGGCTGCGTGCTGATCATCGCCGCCACCGACGACGAACCGCTCAACGCCCAGGTCTCCGCCGACGCTCATCGGCGCTGCGTGCCGGTCAATGTGGCGGACGCGCCGGCCCTGTGCAGCGTGATCTTCCCGGCGATCGTCGACCGTTCGCCGCTGGTCATTGCCGTCTCCAGCGGCGGCGATGCGCCGGTGCTGGCGCGCCTGATCCGGGCCAAGCTGGAAACCTGGATTCCCTCGACTTACGGTCAGCTGGCCGGCCTGGCCGCGCGTTTTCGCAATCAGGTCAAAGGCCTGTTTCCGGACGTGCAACAGCGTCGTGCCTTCTGGGAAGACGTGTTCCAGGGACCGATCGCCGACCGGCAGTTGGCTGGGCAGGGCGAAGAGGCCGAGCGCTTGCTACAGGCCAAGATCGCCGGCGAAGCGCCTCATGCGCCGGGCGAGGTGTATCTGGTGGGGGCGGGGCCGGGCGATCCGGACCTGCTGACCTTCCGCGCCTTGCGCCTGATGCAGCAAGCCGATGTGGTGCTCTACGATCGCCTGGTGGCACCGGCGATTCTCGAGCTGTGCCGGCGCGATGCCGAGCGGGTGTATGTCGGCAAGCGCCGCGCCGATCATGCCTTGCCCCAGGAGCAGATCAACCAGCAACTGGTGGACCTGGCCAAGCAGGGCAAGCGCGTGCTGCGTCTGAAGGGGGGCGATCCGTTTATCTTCGGCCGTGGCGGCGAAGAGATCGAAGAGCTGGCGGCCCAGGGCATTCCGTTCCAGGTGGTGCCGGGGATTACCGCGGCCAGCGGCTGCGCGGCCTATGCCGGGATTCCGCTGACCCACCGTGACTATGCGCAGTCCGTGCGTTTCGTCACCGGGCATCTGAAGGACGGTACCACCGATCTGCCTTGGGCCGACCTGGTCGCGCCTGCACAGACCCTGGTGTTCTACATGGGCCTGGTGGGCTTGCCGGTGATCTGCGAACAACTGATCCAGCATGGCCGTTCGGCGGATACGCCGGCCGCCTTGATCCAGCAGGGCACGACCTCCAACCAGCGGGTGTTCACCGGCACCCTGGCGGACCTGCCGAAGCTGGTGGCGGAGCATGAAGTGCATGCGCCAACCCTGGTGATCGTCGGCGAAGTGGTGCAGCTTCGCGAGAAGCTCGCCTGGTTCGAAGGCGCGCAGTCGCAGGTCTGA
- the serS gene encoding serine--tRNA ligase — MLDSKLLRSNLQDVADRLASRGFALDVARIEALEEQRKTVQTRTEQLQAERNARSKSIGQAKQRGEDIAPLMADVERMAGELAAGKVELDAIQTELDAILQGIPNLPHESVPVGDDEDGNVEVRRWGTPTAFDFPILDHVALGEKHGWLDFETAAKLSGARFALLRGPIARLHRALAQFMINLHTSEHGYEEAYTPYLVQAPALVGTGQLPKFEEDLFKISRENEADLYLIPTAEVSLTNIVAGEILDSKQLPIKFVAHTPCFRSEAGSSGRDTRGMIRQHQFDKVEMVQIVEPSTSMEALEGLTANAEKVLQLLELPYRTLALCTGDMGFSAVKTYDLEVWIPSQDKYREISSCSNCGDFQARRMQARFRNPETGKPELVHTLNGSGLAVGRTLVAVLENYQQADGSIRVPEVLKPYMGGLEVIG, encoded by the coding sequence TGGCTTTGCCCTGGATGTAGCACGTATCGAAGCGCTGGAAGAACAGCGCAAGACCGTCCAGACCCGCACCGAGCAACTGCAGGCCGAACGTAACGCGCGCTCCAAGTCCATCGGTCAGGCCAAGCAGCGCGGCGAAGACATCGCGCCGTTGATGGCTGATGTCGAGCGCATGGCGGGCGAGTTGGCGGCCGGCAAGGTCGAGCTGGACGCCATTCAAACCGAGCTGGATGCGATCCTGCAGGGCATCCCGAACCTGCCTCACGAATCGGTACCGGTTGGCGACGACGAAGACGGTAACGTCGAAGTACGCCGCTGGGGCACGCCGACGGCGTTCGACTTCCCGATCCTGGATCACGTCGCCCTGGGCGAAAAGCATGGCTGGCTGGACTTCGAGACTGCGGCCAAGCTGTCGGGCGCGCGTTTTGCCCTGCTGCGCGGGCCGATCGCCCGTCTGCACCGCGCCCTGGCGCAGTTCATGATCAACCTGCACACCAGCGAGCACGGCTACGAAGAGGCCTACACCCCTTACCTGGTGCAGGCACCGGCGTTGGTGGGGACCGGCCAGTTGCCGAAGTTCGAAGAAGACCTGTTCAAGATCAGCCGTGAAAACGAAGCCGATCTGTACCTGATCCCGACCGCCGAAGTGTCGCTGACCAATATCGTGGCCGGCGAGATCCTCGATTCGAAACAACTGCCGATCAAGTTCGTCGCCCACACCCCATGCTTCCGCAGCGAAGCCGGTTCGTCGGGCCGCGACACCCGCGGCATGATCCGCCAGCACCAGTTCGACAAGGTCGAGATGGTCCAGATCGTCGAGCCATCGACCTCCATGGAAGCCCTGGAAGGCCTGACCGCCAACGCCGAGAAAGTCCTGCAACTGCTGGAGCTGCCTTACCGCACCCTGGCGCTGTGCACCGGCGACATGGGCTTCAGCGCGGTCAAGACCTACGATCTGGAAGTGTGGATCCCGAGCCAGGACAAGTACCGCGAGATTTCGTCGTGCTCCAACTGTGGCGACTTCCAGGCCCGTCGCATGCAGGCGCGCTTCCGCAATCCGGAAACCGGCAAGCCGGAACTGGTGCACACCCTGAACGGTTCCGGCCTGGCGGTCGGTCGTACCCTGGTGGCGGTGCTGGAGAACTACCAGCAGGCCGACGGTTCGATCCGCGTGCCTGAGGTGCTCAAGCCTTACATGGGCGGCCTCGAGGTCATCGGCTAA